A stretch of Acipenser ruthenus chromosome 1, fAciRut3.2 maternal haplotype, whole genome shotgun sequence DNA encodes these proteins:
- the LOC131738161 gene encoding small integral membrane protein 31-like — protein MQYLSSPVSMTVSTDLTRMNITQNPTSMELPFSNLEIVFILIAFVVFSMITLASIYSEPEDEAKEKEDLYQQYKRLKHNSKKKSEKVFVSILDNVV, from the exons ATGCAGTATCTTTCCTCTCCAGTCAGCATGACAGTCTCAACAGACCTTACAAGAATGAAT ATAACACAGAACCCGACATCGATGGAGTTGCCCTTCTCAAACCTGGAAATCGTTTTCATTCTGATTGCCTTTGTTGTGTTTTCCATGATCACATTAGCGTCTATCTACAGTGAGCCAGAAGATGAAGCAAAAG AAAAAGAAGATCTGTACCAGCAATACAAGAGGCTCAAACACAATTCAAAGAAGAAGAGCGAGAAGGTGTTTGTTTCAATCCTGGATAACGTGGTATAA
- the LOC117420675 gene encoding apelin receptor early endogenous ligand-like, giving the protein MRLQNLFYIFFLIVMSLLLINGQRPGNSTQRRKFHRHLCPHRRCLPLHSRVPFP; this is encoded by the exons ATGAGACTACAGAACCTCTTCTACATCTTTTTTCTCATAGTAATGAGTCTTTTACTTATAAATGGACAGAGACCAG GAAACTCCACCCAAAGAAGAAAATTCCATAGGCATCTCTGCCCACACAGAAGATGCCTGCCCCTTCATTCACGGGTCCCATTCCCCTAA